From the Lathyrus oleraceus cultivar Zhongwan6 chromosome 3, CAAS_Psat_ZW6_1.0, whole genome shotgun sequence genome, the window acgcacggtggcggctctgtgtttttttcccgccggttgtttttcgcgttgcgacacgTGGGAATCttgctttgaatattattttaGTACAACAGTTTTAGAAAGTTTAAATTGGTTTTTAATTCAATTTAGTTAATCAGGTTGTTTAAAATATATAATTAAGCTTAAATAAGAttgaatattattttaaacaCATAATGGAAAAAAGAGATAGTTTAGCTTTTGAATAACATTATATCCCGCTCCTTTGTCTCACAAGTTGTTAAGTAGATGTTTTATTTCATTCACTTGTTATGGCTTCCAATTTGTTTGAAGCGTGATATTCAGTATTGGAAGTTCAAGAAGTTTAACTTTTCGCTATGGAGTTATTCACTTTCAATTTGCACATGAAGACGAAGCTAATGTTGGTGCAAACAAAGCTAAAGCCGAGACAACATATTTGAAaaggcatgcgtgagaatcttgtAGGCTAGatgcaggctaggtggtagtgttgcatgcaaagatgtgacacgtgtaaggcatgcgtgggaatcttgcagacttggtggtgaatacatttgatggataggcatgcgtgggaatcttgcagactaggttCAGGCTAGGTGTAGGCTAGGTGGATaggcactacgccaaaaatgacttttaacagcgcatcttagacaacgcttttaaaagaaagcgctgtctaaggttaaaattaaaataaaacacggaaaatgttccaaaaaaataatgaaagcgcttttaaatatagaccttagtcagcgcttttgataaagcgctgtctaaagtctttaaattaaaaaaaaaattaaaaccaaaaacgctgtctaaagtctttatTCCCTCCATGTCACGAAAAAAAAGTTATTCCCTCCCAAATCCTAAAAATCCTACATTCTTCTCCCAAACCCTCAATCAGAGCTTGCTTCTCTTTCTCCCAAATCCACTCCCCCTTCTTCCAACCCTCAATCAGAGCTTGTTTATCCTGTGTGAAAGATTCTTCCCCTAAACCCTAACCCTTTCCCCCATTATATGTATGATTTTTATCCTGTGCAGGCTCGCTTCATAAACATGCTTCCTTCGAACTCTTGGTCTTCATCGATTCTATTCGATTCAGTTTCGTTTTTGAGGAAAATTGAGAGAAAACAAGAGTTTCAATCAAGTATACAAcaagaaaacaaagaagaaaATGATTCGTTACGTGAATCTCGTCTTCCTTGTGTTCTCAGCAACTTTGATTTCTTACGGCTTCGCATTCACCAATCCATTTGACGGTAACTATTTCTTTTTTCCATAGATTTGCGTTTGGATAGTTAGTTGCTTTCAAAATAGATATGGTGTGTGCATGCAAAATCAACTGAAATATAGCTTTGCTTCATGATTTCTAAATTGCAATCGGTTGCAGTTGTTCAGTAAACCTTGATATTGCGGAAATGCAGAAAAATACGGCCGAAATTGCAGAGGATTTCTAAAACTTTTTATTGTGGCTGCAATTCAGAACTAGGTTTTGCGATATCTTTGAGTTAAATCCACTTTCAAGATAACATTGAAGAACAATATCCTATTAGGATTATTTAGATATGTAGCACCGACACGTCTAAAAAAATGTGTGTTTGTTTCAGTGTGTGCAAAATCGACACTGATACTTGTTATTATGTTTAATTTATTTATCTTTTCAAATTACTATTGACATCGACGTGTCAGTGTCGTGTTTCCGGTGTCCGTGCTAATGTAGGCAAGCAAGTAGCTGATTTTGTCAGTAATGCTAAATTGATATAGAGATAAATTGAAGATGTGGTTGATTTAGAAAATTCATGTATTTATGAGGGTTAGATTTGAACCtgagaaaaacaaaaaaattcCATGCTTCACTTCAAATTAAATTGAACTAATTTTGTTATAGATCACACTTGAAGCATATATATCATTTTATGCTCTAACTAAACTAAATATTATTTGCAATTCTTTTATAAACAGTTACAGCCCTCCAGGATCTATACAGGAGCTTAAACAACCCTCAAGGGCTACACGGATGGAACGGTGGTGATCCTTGTGAGGAGTATTGGACAGGAGTAGCTTGTTCTGACTCCTCAGTTATACATCTGTAAATGCACATATTCTACTGATAATCAAGATTTTAAATAGTGATCGTAAATGATATACCACTTCAAATGCACCTAGGCTCTAACTATACTATATCACttcaaaaattatgattttttcTGGTTAGATAATATCACTATCCCCCATAATGCAACTAAGAAACCTTATACTTGCCCTGTCGGTCCTCCTGCAGCAAAATTCAAGGATTGAACCTTACCGGATATCTTGGATCCTCGCTGTATAATCTACAAAATTTGAAGATATTGTAAGTCGTTTTATGTTTGAAGCTCTTATCGGGATGGTTGGTTTACTATATTGTCAAGATATGATTTACTTCCCATTCTGATTGGTTAACTTTAATTCCGTTCTGGTTTTTTAGTGATATCAGTTCCAACAGCATCATGGGTGAAATACCATACGAATTACCTCCAAATGCCACACATATGTAAGCCTACTTTTCTGATGATTTCGATTTTACCGGAAGCTATAGCAGTGAGTTTTTTCTGATGATCCTTCTTTATGGCAGAAACATGGCTTGCAACTATTTGAGCCAAAATATCCCTCATTCATTATCAAACATGAAAAAACTAAGACATCTGTGAGTTACATTCATATTGATTTGATTCCAAGCTTGAAAGGGGAGCTGCTTCAAATTTTCTTATCACATTTGAGTATGATATAATTATTGAATTTTGAAAATGGCAGTGAAATTAACACTTTTTTGTCTTGCAGGAATTTAAGCCACAATTTCTTGTATGGACCAATTGGCAATGTGTTCACTGGCTTAGATAATCTCAAGGAAATGTATGTTTTCTTCACTTGAGTCTTTTGCTTTTAGAATTTCAATGCTAATAAATGAAAGACTTCACCAATGATTAAGCTATGTTAGGCACTTAACCTAAACCATTTCCACATAATTGTGTTTTCTGTGCATTGCCAATTTTTTGAATTTTCCGAATAGGTAAGAGCAAAAAATGAAGCCAATCTAAACCTTCACAATTTTTAATCAGTCATAATGGAAAGAGTAGTATGTGTTTATATATTATGCCATAATATATAAAACATGGCGAAATCCAGATAGCACAAACATAATCATCCCTTTTTGTTGGAAATGCATTGGATAGTTTAGACTTGAGAAGCAAGAAAAGGATGCTAATttggaaaagaaaataaatgatCTGTCACCTTGTGGGTACTTCTGATGCTGTTGCTTCTGCTGAGAAACTTATCAATGAAGTCCTTGCTGAGGTTTGTTTTAAATTTTCTCTAATTATGTTGTGGAATCACTGTAACTTTGGCCTGTTAGTGAAATATCACTGGTTAGAGTTGTTTTCAACTGATTTTGtaaatgcaatgtgaaatgtttAATGATAAATTTGCTTAAATTATATTGGAATTAGTGCGCTCTGTATCCTGCCAGGGAAAATTCACTGATAAGAGTGGTTTTGAATTGACTTTCTATTTGTAATATGGTGTGTTTTCTGGTTAATTTGCTCTAGTGAGGTTTGAATGACTGCAACTGTAACCTGCTAGTGAAATATTGCTGACAGTATTTGTTTTGAACTGATTTTGTAACTTTAGTATGATTGTTTTGTGCTGAATTTGTTAAAATGATCTTCAAAGTCGAATGGCCTTAACTGTAACCTGTTAGTGAAGCGTCATTGACGATGGTTGTTTTCTACTGATTTTTAACTGTAATAATCTGGGGGAAATGTAACCATTAACATCACTGATAAGAGTTGCTTCTTTACTAGGCTGAAGCCGGGGCTTCTGCCGGTGGTGGTACTAGACGGATGGCTGCACAATCTGGGGGTGATGAATTTTCGATGCAAATCCCAAACAATAAGGTGTGCAAAGTTGCCCGAAATATGTACACCCATGTACTTTCTACAGTGTTTTGTTTATAGTTGATTTGGTTTCTTAGGTCGGCCTTATAATTGGTAAAGGAGGAGAAACAATTAAGAGTATGCAAGCTTCTACTGGAGCACGGATTCAGGTTATCTCTTGTTCTTTGTTTTCTCTGCTTCTTTTGTTATATATTTTCAAAATCATAATTATGTTTGAAGTTGGATGGTGTTAAGGTTAACAGCTGACTGCCCAAACTCTCATGTCTCAAGACTTGGATTTTCCATTGTTAGTAACTTTTGACAACTAATGCCTTATAATTGAACAGATTACTTTTAATGTTAAACACCAATTGCGAATGGAAGATCGAATTTGGATCCAACTCCAATCCGGCTCAGAATTCCGGTGCGGTGGATTTTCAGAGAATCGCAGGTATTAGCTTCTCTTCCTCTTGTTGTGTCACTCGTTATGTATCTTATTCTTCTCAACTGTGATTGcgattcttcttcttcttcaactcTTCTGAACTGTGTTATGGAATTGCAGAGTCATCATTGCGGTGGTTACGTGGCGAAGTGGTCACGCGAGAGGGAAGTGAAGTGAGCTTCTCAGAGATGAACTGTGAAGAATGAGCTCTAATCTTTGAGCAAAAAGCAACCGATTCTGAATATGAGGGTAGAGAGCTTGAGAGTGAAGAGTGAAGATTGAAGGTGAGGAATGAAAAAACTAGAAAAGCTTCTGATTGCACTGTTATATACATGGTATTCTCAACCAAATCGGGCAACGGATCGGGCAGGTTAGTTATGTTAGGGCAGGTTGTTAGGATTTTTGTTAAAACTCTGTTAGTTGCAAGTTAATTTTATATGTGAATTGATTTTCTATTAATTATTTCCATCAGTTAAAATAGTTGTATTGCTTGCAGGGATAAGTCAAAATTGGACCTTAGCTTGCAGTTCAACTGGATTTGCACGTTACTTCTATGAAGGTTTGTTGTGGTTGGAAGTTCTGCTGTTAAAATGTTGGTTTGTTTTGTTAGTTACAAGTCTgtcaaatcaatttaaaattaGTTAGGTTAAGTTAGAGAACTAGTTAGTCATGGTTATTATGAAATTAGAAAAAAAAACTTAACTGTTAGTCAAAGTCCTGCTGTTAGTTATTTCCCATTTTTTGACTCTGTTAGTTTTATTTATAATCGATTGCTTTGAAATTATGTTACTACAAAAGGTTAGATTGATGTTAGTAAATCTGTTAGCAAGTTGATGGTGAGATCTGTCATGGCCTATTAGTATCAGAAACATTATTAGTGAAGGCCAAGACCATGACCAAACACTTGCCTGATTATTTGATGTAGAACTTACTTGCTGAAACTTTCCGCTATGCTAATGATTGTCTTGGTGCATGACTTGTCATTGGGCATGAGCGCCGGGAGCTGTTACCGCAGCAAGTTGTATCAGTTAAGTTGTTATGACTAATTTTGGGAATCTGCTAACGACTCGTTTTAGACAGCACTAGCTAGTGTGTTTTGAGTTGCTCACTTGCCAACAACTTAATAATTGTAATGGATTTGAAGTTAATTGAGAATTTTGCCACCGATACTTAGTAAAACTCGATTAAAATGTCGTTTACGATGGTTATAACATACTGCTATGTTGTTAAAAAGCTGTTTGAATGGTTTGAATTGTGAGTTGTTTAGAAAACCATGTTAATAACTTGAAGTAGGGTTAGTGACGGTATTACATGATTATGTTAGATTCAGTTATATTGGTTAATGTTAACTTACAACATTCGTTCTGTTGTGATAATTATGCAGGATGTACTACCTTGGTTTCGAACTGATTTCAGAATTTGCATCTGTACCGAATTGGGGTGGGCTGCCACGGTTAATTCTTGCACTTTTGGTAATTTTTATTAGCGAGTTTCAATGATGTCTATGTGTAATTATTAGGATTTAATTAAGGGTATACTTATTTTCCTGTGGAATGCTAACTGTGGCGTTGTTATGTATGTTCTAAAACTTTTGATTTGTGCCGTTTCTGACTTGTGGAAAATTCATGGATGAATATATGACAATTCTGCttcatgaatgaatgaagaattTCTTCTGTGAAACTGGAATTTGTGAATGAGTGAATCTTTAAAAATTGGAATGGATGAAGAAAATTGCTTTTGTGAAACTGGAATTTCGTTTATATATCCTTCAAAATCTGTTACAATGCTCATGAAATTAATGCTAAACTTATATGAAATGCAATGGTTAGTTACAAATCAAAATGTTAGTTTcaattttcgtataccttagacagcgcttttgtaaaaagcgctgtctaaggggggggggggcttagacagtgctttttgaaaagcgctgtctaaggtatacctaaaagaattaaaataggagggtcttagaaagcgcttttggccaaagcgctgtctaagggggtggggcttagacaacgcttttcaaaagcgctgtctaaggtatacctaaaaaatttaaaataagagggtcttataaagcgcttttggccaaagcgctgtctaagggggggcttagacagcgcttttaagatttaaaaaagcgctgtctaaacctttagcagcggaggtttagacagcgctttaaagcgctgtctaaggctaaaaaaagcgctgtctaaggtcttgtttgttgtagtgaggctggcatgcattggtacaaattaggttgcacttgtcttgtcttggggaagacttggttgtagtgttgcatgcaaagatgtgacacgtgtaaggcatgcgtgggaatcttgcagactaggttcaggctaggtgcaggctaggtggataggttgacatgcattggtacagattaggttgcacttgtcttgtcttggggaagacttggtggtaatgttgcatgcaaagatgtgacacgtgtaaggcatgcgtgggaatcttgcagactaggtggtgaaggcatttgatggataggcatgcgtgggaatcttgcagacttgGTGGTAGTATAATTCATTAAGTATTTAGATTTGGACTCCCAACCTTCATATAATTTTTCTCCAGTTATCAATTGAATTGATTTAACTAAATATTTAAGTATCCATTTAAGCATTTATTCATTTATATGCATTATTCATTTATATGCATTATTTTAAAGCAAATTTTTTACATGAATTATTCATTTATATGAGTATTACAACTATTGTTGACCTACTGATGCATGCAGTAGACGtgtcaaaattattacatgcatgcagctccacctagcctgcaagattctcagaCAAGACAAGACCTTAATGTATTCGCCACCTAGAGTGGCGAGTTCATGTCTTATCCTGACCTACTGATGCATGTAGTAGACGtgtcaaaattattacatgcatgcagctccaccTAGGCTGCAAGATTCTCAGACAAGACAAGACTTTAATGTATTCGCCACCTGGAGTGGCGAGTTCATGTCTTATCCTGACCTACTGATGCATGCGGTAGACGTGTCTTATGTGAAGACATGCATGCAGCTCCACttagcctgcaagattctcagcTAACTTTACATGCGTTGCTCCTACCCAAAATTTTGCATGCGTtacacgtgtccaagttttgcatgcgttactcttggggaaggcttggttgaagacatgcatgcaaagatgtgtgggaatcttgcagacttggtggtagtataaatattcacacatattttcacaaaggtattcacaatatcttcacatatatcttcaaaatatcttcacaatatcttcacaaaaccttcacatatcatggcatcttcatcacaatacaaaatcaaagctcacgtcaatggtgagacttatgaatgtgatatgtctggcttcctatttagaaacaccgattgcactcgtttttgtctaaatagaggagctgacttctcttatctgaagaaaaagattgagtccaaacttagacaacccgtgtcccaaattttttatcaacaaccttttttttctgaaaataactcagtcaggttttataagtcattgattcaaaatgacatggaggcaaaatacatgtttcgtaaccatgagtattctggttacgaatatatagtgttgtacattgtgttggaacaatttcaaccaactcagaatattcagtcacaggttattgatcctgtggatgatgaagaacaagatgttgaacaccacgttgaagacgatgtggttgatgatgcagaagacgtggttgatgacttggtgaatcgtgattccgaagacgaagaccaagttcaaatacctatagcgcaacgctactcaccgcctgcgcacttcacaacccttaacttgggcgaggatgagccctcatcagatatgttctacaacccatatatgaggtctgataaggagttaaagaagggtgaccaatttcggaccaaggaagagtgtctgttagcaataaaaaactggcacttgaaaaactgtgttgactacgatgttagcaaatcaaatccggaaagatacgttactttatgcaaaaatccggagtgtgggtataggttaatggaatcgtacaagaagaaacataatacgtgggtgatagggtccatttctcaagctcacacttgcgtcaacacaaacatggcacaggatcatcgcaaacttagccatgatatgatctgccattccataatacctcttgttgaggctgacccgtcactcaaggtcaaaactattatctcccattgtgtggctgttttcaaatatacaccgtcgtacagaaaggcttggttagtgaaaaccaaggcaattgaactggtatacggtaattgggaggaatcatacaaacaacttccgcgctacctggctgcactacatttgtattcacctgggacggtttctataatggagaccttgctggcagaatcccctgacggaactcgtctagaaggtaatggaatattccatagacttttctgggcattccgtccctgcatcatcggtttcacattctgcaagccacttattcaagtcgatggaacttggctgtatgggaaatacaagGGATCGTTAttgatggcggtcgcacaagatggaaattctaatattttcccaatagcctttgcattggtagaaggagaaacggctgttgcttggagtttcttccttaagaatctccgaacgcacgtgactccacaagctggcatctgtgtgatttctgacaggcacgcttctaTCGACAATGCATATAATAATCCAGtaaatggttggcatgaccccccgtctacgcatgtctactgcatcaggcatattgctcaaaattttatgcgggagttcaaagataatttcttgaagcaaaatttgataaacgcagggtatgcattaaaccaacctggattccaatactaccgccgggaaatagtgttggcaaattctgatgcagggaggtggatcgataatattgacagagcaaagtggactaggtcatacgacgatagggtgaggtggggccacatgacaacaaatcttgtggaatcaatgaacagcgtctttaagggcatacgtaacctccaGGTAACCGCTTTGGTGAGTGTGACCTATTTTAGGATGGCtacgttgttcgtaacaagaggcaagcgctggcatgaagtgttacagacgagtcaagtatatagtgatgcctgcataaagtttatgaggcaggaatctgccaaagccagcaaccatcgggttacggaattcgaccgccatgaccacacttttagtgtcaaggaaacaattggCCACAACCAGGGGCTtcccagacaagagtatagggtcctaataccagactgttggtgcgactgtggttaatttcaggcctatcgtatgccttgttcccatgtcattgcagcgtgttcacacagccatttcgatgcattgtcgctagtgtctcccatctacaaagttgcaacattgctaaatgtatacgacaatccctttccggtggtagcattggaggcatattggccagagtatgacggggaaattgtttggcacaatgaatcgatgcggcggaataaaagtggtcgcccaaatagcaggcgcattagaactgaaatggacgtcgcagagaaaatgcagaggaagtgtagcatatgtagacaactagggcataataagaacaaatgtccatatcgtggatctagttccacaatATAGTTTTCATACTCATAACTAtgtgtaccaatgctatttatcaataaagtttacttttcattccaaatagaagatgacattggaacaacaaacacaaacatctaacattacaacaccaattactaaaacaggtactaaaacaagaacaagtactagaacaataacaaatacaacaacaacaacacaaacaaccatGAATATCTAGGAAATTACAACAGAcaacactatgtcgtctgatccatgcatcatttggatgcaatcaatgtcgctttcaacttcaacccacgaacataccgtttctccagtttcaaatgagatacttcttctaagcctctgaatccttctgatgacttcaccaggttcgtaatctccctctaaccaagacatcaaggacctttttagtt encodes:
- the LOC127131935 gene encoding protein STRUBBELIG-RECEPTOR FAMILY 2-like; amino-acid sequence: MIRYVNLVFLVFSATLISYGFAFTNPFDVTALQDLYRSLNNPQGLHGWNGGDPCEEYWTGVACSDSSVIHLKIQGLNLTGYLGSSLYNLQNLKIFDISSNSIMGEIPYELPPNATHINMACNYLSQNIPHSLSNMKKLRHLNLSHNFLYGPIGNVFTGLDNLKEMYVFFT
- the LOC127131936 gene encoding uncharacterized protein LOC127131936 — encoded protein: MICHLVGTSDAVASAEKLINEVLAEAEAGASAGGGTRRMAAQSGGDEFSMQIPNNKVGLIIGKGGETIKSMQASTGARIQITFNVKHQLRMEDRIWIQLQSGSEFRCGGFSENRRVIIAVVTWRSGHARGK